The proteins below come from a single Miscanthus floridulus cultivar M001 chromosome 1, ASM1932011v1, whole genome shotgun sequence genomic window:
- the LOC136547450 gene encoding LOW QUALITY PROTEIN: polyadenylate-binding protein 7-like (The sequence of the model RefSeq protein was modified relative to this genomic sequence to represent the inferred CDS: deleted 1 base in 1 codon) translates to MPASEMEAPASAHASAAAADSQEESASAPAAAAAANEEAQPAAAAVPALYVGDLHEDVAEEHLFDAFSKIGTVTSVRVCRDNATSRSLRYGYVNYFSQADAVMALDKLNHSLVLDKPIRVMWSNRDPDARRSGVGNIFVKNLSNSVDNASLQELFSKFGDVLSCKVAKNEDGTSRGYGFVQFASQESADEAIENLNGSLFNDRNLHVATFIKKSERSANIDDKFTNLYMKHLDDDITEELVKLKFSQFGSIVSVKIMRRPDGSSLGFGFVSFQNPESAIKAQETMHGMLLGSKALYVARAQKKEERKQYLQRLHEEKRNEIITTSNESNVYIKNIHDEVDDGALHARFVEFGNITSVKVMRDDKGISRGFGFVCYSTPEEAKSAVNSMRGVMFCGKPLYVAIFQRKEERRAKLQQHFAQLARMVGPANSMIPTGYPQVYFAHPNTHIPQGPPRHGFAYPPMGLSHEWRPNMFPSAPNLQQIHSPMMPNSPRHYRSNRGRMGGNMMPLPHAVHAMNYVTHAQPTKEFMSMPRQRFNHTKYFSSDVMANGLAIHQSDPISTMNDSFSSYLASAPPAEQKKLIGNRLYPLVERHKPELASKITGMLLELDNSEVVTLLCSSEMLSVKVDECVQLLQATKPKTEDHEALHPGFMLESPSVNAS, encoded by the exons ATGCCGGCGTCGGAGATGGAAGCGCCTGCGTCCGCGCACGCCTCGGCGGCGGCCGCTGATAGCCAGGAGGAATCGGCCtccgcgcccgcggcggcggcggcggcaaacgAGGAGGCGCAGCCAGCCGCAGCTGCTGTGCCCGCGCTGTACGTCGGCGATCTGCACGAGGACGTGGCGGAGGAGCACCTGTTCGACGCCTTCAGCAAGATCGGCACTGTCACGTCCGTGCGTGTCTGCCGCGACAACGCCACAAGCAGATCTCTCCGCTATGGATACGTCAACTACTTCTCTCAGGCCGACG CTGTGATGGCTCTTGATAAGTTGAATCATAGCTTGGTTTTGGATAAGCCAATAAGGGTGATGTGGTCCAACCGTGATCCAGATGCCAGGAGAAGTGGCGTTGGTAACATTTTTGTTAAG AACCTTAGTAATTCTGTTGACAATGCGAGCCTTCAAGAATTGTTCTCCAAGTTTGGAGATGTTTTATCTTGTAAAGTCGCCAAAAATGAGGATGGGACCAGTAGAGGATATGGGTTTGTTCAATTTGCATCACAAGAGTCAGCAGATGAAGCAATTGAGAACCTT AATGGCTCCCTTTTCAATGACAGAAATTT GCATGTAGCTACTTTCATTAAGAAAAGTGAACGATCTGCAAATATTGATGACAAGTTTACTAACTTATATATGAAGCATCTAGATGATGACATAACGGAGGAACTTGTTAAATTGAAGTTCTCTCAGTTTGGTTCAATAGTTAGTGTGAAGATTATGAGGAGACCTGATGGGTCATCTTTGGGGTTTGGATTTGTCAGTTTCCAAAACCCTGAAAGTGCCATTAAAGCACAAGAGACCATGCATGGGATGCTACTTG GATCAAAAGCCTTATACGTGGCGAGGGCTCAAAAGAAGGAGGAAAGGAAACAATATTTGCAGCGCTTACACGAGGAAAAGAGAAATGAAATAATAACTACGAGCAAT GAATCAAATGTCTATATCAAAAACATccatgatgaagttgatgatggtGCTCTTCATGCTCGCTTCGTTGAATTTGGTAACATCACATCAGTAAAGGTCATGCGTGATGATAAGGGCATCAGTAGAGGCTTTGGATTTGTATGTTATAGTACCCCTGAGGAGGCAAAGAGCGCTGTAAACAGCATGCGAG GTGTTATGTTTTGTGGAAAACCATTGTATGTggctattttccaaagaaaagaggagagaagagccaAGTTGCAGCAACATTTTGCTCAGCTTGCGCGAATGGTTGGACCTGCGAACTCTATGATCCCCACTGGATATCCACAAGTTTATTTTGCCCATCCAAATACTCATATCCCTCAAGGTCCTCCAAGACATGGATTTGCGTATCCACCCATGGGGCTTAGTCATGAATGGAGACCAAATATGTTCCCCTCAGCACCAAATCTCCAACAAATACATTCACCAATG ATGCCAAATTCACCAAGGCACTATAGAAGCAACCGGGGAAGGATGGGTGGGAACATGATGCCTCTTCCTCATGCGGTTCATGCAATGAACTATGTGACACATGCACAACCAACTAAAGAATTCATGTCCATGCCTCGACAG CGATTCAACCATACGAAGTACTTCTCGAGTGATGTTATGGCCAACGGTTTGGCCATCCATCAAAGTGACCCTATTTCAACAATGAATGATTCTTTCAGCAGCTATTTGGCTTCTGCTCCACCCGCAGAACAAAAAAAGTTGATTGGGAACAGGCTCTATCCACTTGTTGAGAGGCATAAG CCTGAACTCGCAAGCAAAATCACTGGGATGTTGTTGGAGCTTGATAACTCTGAGGTGGTAACGTTGCTTTGCTCGTCGGAGATGCTGTCGGTCAAGGTCGACGAGTGTGTCCAGCTATTGCAGGCAACCAAGCCTAAGACGGAGGACCATGAGGCACTACACCCGGGATTCATGCTGGAGTCTCCTAGTGTAAATGCCAGCTGA